One Megamonas hypermegale genomic window carries:
- a CDS encoding Coenzyme F420 hydrogenase/dehydrogenase, beta subunit C-terminal domain, which translates to MLCTKEKCTGCLSCLNICPKNAIKAITDEQGFWQMQIDETKCIKCKLCQKSCPALFKPNITDLVSKVYACWHKDKAKRQQAASGGLFTALMQNALKHNYFVCGATLTSDMQVKHIIIDKIEDYKLLVGSKYVQSNLTNTFKQIRALLLKGNKVLFSGTPCQVSGLYTFLKKRYENQLFTVDLLCHGVPSPEIFKKYIAHMEQLYDDKLINFQFRHKPGWRRYQVILEFTSGKQDITYKDTSPYIRGFLKGNFLRPSCYDCDYTSLKRYSDLTIGDFWNYFADNSTDIDDDKGISFMLINNENGKALFDLAKDDLFYLAKDFNRSTSTSPRLHKPTKKPATYEQFWQDYNNKDFENIIKEYF; encoded by the coding sequence ATGTTATGTACTAAAGAAAAATGTACTGGCTGTCTATCTTGTCTAAATATCTGCCCTAAAAATGCCATAAAAGCTATCACAGATGAACAAGGTTTTTGGCAAATGCAGATTGACGAAACAAAATGTATTAAATGCAAGCTCTGTCAAAAATCCTGTCCTGCACTCTTTAAACCCAATATAACTGATTTAGTTTCTAAAGTATATGCATGCTGGCATAAAGATAAAGCAAAACGCCAACAAGCAGCTTCTGGTGGATTATTCACTGCACTAATGCAAAATGCTCTAAAACATAATTATTTTGTTTGCGGTGCTACTTTGACAAGTGATATGCAAGTAAAACATATCATAATCGACAAAATAGAAGATTATAAATTGCTAGTCGGTTCAAAATACGTTCAAAGTAATTTAACAAACACATTTAAACAGATACGAGCACTTCTTTTAAAAGGTAATAAAGTATTATTTAGCGGTACACCTTGCCAAGTATCAGGATTGTATACTTTTCTAAAAAAGAGATATGAAAACCAATTGTTCACTGTAGATTTATTATGTCATGGTGTTCCCTCACCTGAGATATTCAAAAAATACATTGCCCACATGGAACAACTTTATGATGATAAATTAATCAATTTTCAATTTCGCCATAAACCAGGTTGGCGTCGCTATCAAGTAATTTTAGAATTTACCAGTGGAAAACAAGATATAACATACAAAGACACCAGCCCATATATTCGTGGATTTTTAAAAGGCAATTTTCTTCGCCCTTCATGTTACGATTGTGATTATACATCTCTTAAACGATATAGCGATTTGACTATCGGCGATTTTTGGAATTACTTTGCTGATAATTCCACTGATATTGATGATGATAAAGGTATTTCCTTCATGTTAATCAACAATGAAAACGGCAAAGCATTATTCGATTTAGCCAAAGATGATTTATTTTATCTAGCAAAAGACTTCAATCGCTCTACTTCTACTAGCCCTAGACTACACAAACCAACAAAAAAACCTGCCACTTATGAACAATTTTGGCAGGATTATAACAATAAAGACTTTGAAAATATTATAAAAGAATATTTCTAA
- a CDS encoding TerC family protein codes for MEILSTQFLFALGSIILLDLVLAGDNAVVIAMASRKLPESLRRRAIYVGTAGAVVIRALMTLIATYLLTIPFLQAIGGLILLPIAFNLLKPNKHSLDEANKFEASSNFATAIKTIIIADAAMGIDNVLAIAGAAHGNMILVLTGLAISIPIVVWGSQIISNLMDRLPILITIGSAILAYTSATMILHDKIVGSFLLNLTNYMNYILPVIFIASIVIYSRKVAVK; via the coding sequence ATGGAAATCTTATCAACTCAATTTTTATTTGCACTTGGTTCTATTATCTTATTAGACTTAGTATTAGCCGGCGATAATGCCGTTGTAATCGCTATGGCTTCAAGAAAACTACCTGAAAGCCTGCGAAGAAGAGCTATTTACGTCGGTACAGCTGGTGCCGTTGTCATTCGCGCTTTAATGACACTTATCGCAACATATCTTTTAACCATTCCATTTTTACAAGCAATCGGTGGTTTAATCTTACTGCCAATCGCATTTAACTTGTTAAAACCAAATAAACACAGCTTAGATGAAGCTAATAAATTTGAAGCTTCCAGTAATTTTGCTACAGCTATTAAAACAATCATAATTGCCGATGCAGCCATGGGTATTGATAACGTTTTAGCTATCGCTGGTGCTGCACATGGCAATATGATACTCGTATTAACAGGACTTGCCATCAGCATTCCAATCGTTGTCTGGGGTAGCCAAATTATTTCCAATTTGATGGATAGATTACCTATTTTAATCACTATTGGTTCTGCTATTTTAGCTTATACTTCTGCTACAATGATTTTACATGATAAAATAGTTGGTTCTTTCTTATTAAATTTAACTAACTACATGAATTATATCTTACCTGTAATCTTCATCGCTTCCATTGTCATTTATAGCCGAAAAGTTGCTGTTAAATAA
- the murA gene encoding UDP-N-acetylglucosamine 1-carboxyvinyltransferase codes for MEKLIIHGGHELHGRVKISGAKNAVLPIIAATLLAQDKPCVLDEVPYLNDVCTIAEVLRQLGAKVNFNRDEHTLSIDSTVLKTVDAPYDLVRKMRASFVIMGPLLARYGKAKISMPGGCAIGTRPIDLHLKGFEALGAEIEIGHGFINATAPNGLKGTSIYLDFPSVGATENIMMAACMAEGQTILENAAQEPEIIDLANFLNIMGAKIRGAGTNVIKITGVPKLIGHNYTIIPDRIEAGTYMVAVAMTGGDIYIENAISEHLKPVIAKLNEAGVTIQEDIDGIRVSCNKRPKAIDIKTLPYPGFPTDMQAQFMAMLTIADGTGFVTETVFENRFMHVDELKRMGAVIRVDGRTAIVDGVPKLTGCQVKATDLRAGAAMVLAGLVASGETQVSYIHHIDRGYDNLVAKLCGLGADIRRVDN; via the coding sequence TTGGAAAAGTTGATTATACATGGCGGTCATGAATTGCATGGTCGTGTTAAAATTAGCGGTGCAAAAAACGCTGTACTTCCTATAATTGCTGCAACTCTTCTGGCCCAGGATAAGCCATGTGTTTTAGACGAAGTTCCTTACTTAAACGACGTCTGCACAATAGCTGAAGTTCTGCGTCAGCTCGGCGCTAAAGTCAACTTCAATCGTGATGAACACACTCTGTCGATTGACAGTACCGTACTTAAAACGGTTGATGCGCCTTACGATTTAGTTCGCAAAATGAGAGCTTCCTTTGTTATAATGGGACCTCTTTTAGCTCGCTATGGCAAGGCAAAAATTTCCATGCCTGGGGGCTGTGCTATCGGAACACGTCCGATTGACTTACATTTAAAAGGCTTCGAAGCTCTTGGAGCGGAAATTGAAATCGGCCACGGCTTTATCAATGCTACTGCACCAAATGGGCTTAAAGGTACTAGTATCTATCTCGATTTTCCAAGTGTAGGAGCTACAGAAAATATCATGATGGCTGCTTGTATGGCAGAAGGCCAAACTATTTTGGAAAATGCTGCTCAAGAACCAGAAATTATCGATTTAGCTAATTTCTTAAACATCATGGGTGCCAAAATTCGCGGTGCTGGTACTAATGTAATAAAAATTACAGGCGTACCAAAACTTATAGGTCATAATTATACTATTATTCCAGACCGTATTGAAGCTGGTACATACATGGTAGCTGTAGCTATGACTGGTGGAGATATCTATATAGAAAACGCTATCAGTGAGCATTTAAAACCTGTTATCGCTAAATTAAACGAAGCAGGCGTAACAATTCAAGAAGATATTGATGGTATCCGTGTTAGCTGTAACAAGCGCCCCAAAGCCATTGATATCAAAACATTGCCATATCCTGGTTTCCCAACCGATATGCAAGCTCAATTCATGGCAATGCTCACAATAGCTGACGGAACAGGATTTGTTACTGAAACCGTTTTCGAAAATCGCTTTATGCACGTAGATGAATTAAAGCGTATGGGAGCTGTAATCCGAGTTGACGGACGCACTGCTATTGTAGATGGCGTACCAAAACTCACAGGTTGCCAAGTAAAAGCTACCGACTTGCGTGCTGGTGCTGCTATGGTTCTTGCAGGCCTTGTAGCTAGCGGTGAAACTCAAGTATCTTATATTCACCATATAGACAGAGGATACGATAATCTCGTTGCAAAACTCTGTGGTCTCGGTGCTGATATTCGCCGTGTGGACAATTAA
- a CDS encoding LysR family transcriptional regulator, giving the protein MTLRHLAIFIRVCEENGITAAAKKLHMTQPSVSQVIQELEAHYQTLLFERLGRRIFITEAGRRLLRYSRNLINLNLQTEQAMRAFNEVYHLRLGASITIGSSILINLIKHITENDPSKEIFSEIHNTSELEEMLLNDNLDLALVEGEIHSEYLITKPFMDDELVFIISKNHPLANKKITYDDLAKLKFFIRETGSGTRELFEQVMHQHNVYYQTGGIYNSMEAIKKAVIAGLGVSVISTEAIKDDLDAHNLIAFTMPDLVFKRQFNIVYHKNKFIPPEMQEVIDICLNLKKELK; this is encoded by the coding sequence ATGACTTTACGACATTTAGCTATATTTATTAGAGTATGTGAAGAAAACGGCATAACAGCTGCTGCAAAAAAACTTCATATGACACAGCCTTCTGTTAGTCAAGTAATTCAAGAACTAGAGGCTCATTATCAAACACTTTTATTCGAACGTCTCGGTCGCCGAATTTTTATTACGGAAGCCGGTCGTCGCTTACTGCGTTATTCACGCAATCTGATAAACTTAAATTTGCAAACTGAACAAGCCATGCGTGCCTTTAATGAAGTTTATCATTTACGACTTGGTGCTAGTATCACTATTGGCAGTAGCATTTTAATAAATTTAATCAAACATATCACTGAAAATGACCCTTCTAAAGAAATTTTCTCGGAAATACACAATACATCCGAACTAGAAGAAATGCTTTTAAATGATAATTTAGATTTAGCCCTCGTTGAAGGTGAAATTCACTCTGAATATCTTATTACTAAACCATTTATGGATGATGAACTTGTTTTCATCATTAGCAAAAATCATCCACTTGCTAATAAAAAAATAACCTATGATGACCTAGCTAAATTAAAATTCTTCATTCGTGAAACAGGCAGTGGCACACGCGAATTATTTGAACAAGTAATGCATCAACACAATGTTTATTATCAAACAGGTGGCATCTACAACAGCATGGAAGCTATAAAAAAAGCTGTTATTGCAGGTCTAGGTGTTTCTGTAATCTCCACAGAAGCCATAAAAGATGATTTAGATGCGCATAATTTAATAGCTTTTACTATGCCTGATTTAGTATTTAAACGCCAATTTAATATCGTTTATCACAAAAATAAATTTATTCCACCTGAAATGCAAGAAGTAATTGATATCTGCTTAAATTTAAAAAAAGAACTTAAATAA